One region of Mangifera indica cultivar Alphonso chromosome 3, CATAS_Mindica_2.1, whole genome shotgun sequence genomic DNA includes:
- the LOC123210553 gene encoding dof zinc finger protein DOF3.1-like, with protein sequence MQDPTMFQAMKPHFPELEQLKCPRCDSTNTKFCYYNNYNLSQPRHFCKNCRRYWTKGGALRNIPVGGGTRKNTTKKRQKPDPDPSRVNPTRKSQEPSSHSHSQSLLGATSQEADGGGDGGSLDGDPGRIYGLPMDQDHKMLDIPGSFSSLLASNGGLGSVLDEFNPSGSGLKMVQMGGYGESFNSGGSSGRPAGLDLQGNNGGGGVGESYMQSGGGDSSCWSGGGTGWPDLAIYTPGSNFK encoded by the coding sequence ATGCAAGATCCAACAATGTTCCAGGCAATGAAGCCGCATTTTCCAGAGCTTGAACAGCTCAAATGTCCGCGCTGTGATTCTACCAACACCAAGTTTTGTTACTACAACAACTACAATCTCTCTCAGCCGCGCCACTTCTGCAAGAATTGCCGCCGTTATTGGACCAAAGGCGGTGCCCTTAGAAACATCCCCGTCGGCGGTGGTACCCGCAAGAACACCACCAAGAAACGCCAGAAGCCTGATCCTGATCCATCCCGGGTCAACCCGACTCGGAAATCTCAAGAGCCGTCATCACATTCACACTCACAATCATTGTTGGGAGCAACTTCACAGGAAGCGGACGGGGGTGGCGATGGTGGTAGCTTGGACGGTGACCCGGGGAGGATATATGGGTTGCCCATGGATCAGGATCATAAGATGCTGGACATTCCAGGGAGCTTCAGCTCACTCCTGGCGTCTAATGGTGGGCTGGGGAGTGTCTTGGATGAGTTCAACCCAAGTGGGTCGGGTTTGAAAATGGTGCAAATGGGTGGTTATGGGGAGAGTTTTAATTCGGGTGGAAGTTCGGGTCGGCCAGCCGGGTTGGATCTCCAGGGAaataatggtggtggtggtgttggtGAGAGTTATATGCAAAGCGGCGGTGGTGATTCAAGTTGTTGGAGTGGCGGTGGGACTGGTTGGCCTGATCTTGCCATTTACACCCCAGgttctaattttaaatag
- the LOC123211744 gene encoding uncharacterized protein LOC123211744: MASKLPQLQEKACQVSQFLVKNGSSYIKNLMEQNKHHVQDPPSIEKCQLLAKQLFYTRLASIPHRREAFWRELDGVKQLIKNRQVELNLENAGLAALFGVECFGWFCGGEIIGRGFTFTGYYV, from the exons ATGGCGTCAAAGTTGCCCCAGTTACAAGAAAAGGCATGTCAGGTTTCACAGTTTCTGGTTAAAAATGGGAGTTCATAtatcaagaatttgatggagCAGAATAAGCACCATGTCCAGGATCCACCAAGCATTGAGAAGTGCCAATTACTCGCCAAGCAGTTGTTCTACACTCGCCTTGCCAG TATCCCTCATCGTCGGGAGGCATTCTGGAGGGAACTTGATGGGGTGAAGCAGTTAATCAAGAATAGGCAGGTGGAGTTGAATCTAGAGAATGCTGGCCTTGCCGCATTATTTGGAGTTGAGTGCTTTGGCTGGTTTTGTGGCGGTGAGATAATTGGAAGAGGCTTCACATTTACAGGTTACTATGTTTGA
- the LOC123211743 gene encoding serine/threonine protein phosphatase 2A 55 kDa regulatory subunit B beta isoform-like isoform X2 yields MNGGQEVLTAAPPQPLEWKFSQVFGERTAGEEVQEVDIISAIEFDKSGNHLATGDRGGRVVLFERTDTKDHGGSRRDMERMDYPITRHPEFRYKTEFQSHEPEFDYLKSLEIEEKINKIRWCQTANGALFLLSTNDKTIKFWKVQEKKVKKISEMNLDPLKGVANGSVASSSNASNPKIYLANGGCLDKSYSSPSNDCFIPPGSIPSLRLPTVTSNEISLMARCRRVYAHAHDYHINSISNNSDGETFISADDLRINLWNLEISNQSFNIVDVKPANMEDLTEVITSAEFHPTHCNLLAYSSSKGSIRLIDLRQSALCDSHAKLFEEQEAPGSRSFFTEIIASISDIKFAKDGRYILSRDYMTLKLWDINMDSGPVATFQVHEYLRPKLCDLYENDSIFDKFECCLSGDGLRVATGSYSNLFRVFGCAPGSTEATTLEASKNPMRRQVQTPARPSRSLSSITRVVRRGVDTPGVDANGNSFDFTTKLLHLAWHPTENSIACAAANSLYMYYA; encoded by the exons ATGAACGGCGGTCAAGAGGTTCTGACGGCGGCTCCACCGCAGCCGCTGGAGTGGAAGTTCTCTCAGGTCTTCGGTGAGAGAACCGCCGGGGAAGAAGTCCAGGaag TTGATATAATTTCTGCCATTGAATTTGACAAATCTGGCAATCATCTGGCTACTGGTGATCGTGGGGGACGGGTGGTTCTCTTTGAGAGAACAGACACTAAAGAT CATGGAGGATCCAGAAGGGATATGGAGAGAATGGATTATCCAATAACTAGGCATCCTGAATTTCGTTACAAAACAGAGTTTCAGAGCCATGAACCTGAG TTTGACTATCTAAAGAGCTTGGAAATAGAGgagaaaatcaacaaaatcagaTGGTGCCAAACAGCCAATGGTGCTCTGTTTCTTCTTTCTACTAATGATAAAACCATCAAATTTTGGAAG GTACAGGAAAAGAAGGTCAAGAAAATTTCTGAAATGAATTTGGACCCTTTGAAAGGTGTCGCGAATGGAAGTGTTGCTAGTTCAAGCAATGCAAGTAACCCTAAAATATATCTTGCAAATGGTGGATGCCTGGACAAATCATATAGTTCTCCGAGCAATGATTGTTTTATCCCACCTGGGAGCATTCCATCACTACGTTTACCCACG GTAACTAGCAACGAGATTAGCCTTATGGCTAGATGCCGAAGGGTATATGCTCATGCTCATGACTATCATATCAATTCTATCTCAAACAATAG TGATGGTGAAACATTTATATCAGCTGATGATCTGCGCATCAATCTTTGGAACTTGGAGATTAGCAATCAGAGTTTTAATATTGTTGATGTCAAGCCCGCAAACATGGAGGATCTAACTG AAGTGATAACATCTGCAGAATTCCACCCTACTCATTGTAATTTGTTAGCATATAGCAGTTCAAAAGGCTCAATACGGCTTATTGATTTGCGACAGTCAGCTTTATGTGATTCTCATGCTAAATT GTTTGAGGAACAGGAGGCACCTGGTTCTAGATCATTTTTCACAGAGATAATTGCTTCAATCTCAGATATTAAATTTGCAAAGGATGGAAGATATATACTTAGTCGTGACTACATGACTCTGAAG TTATGGGACATTAACATGGATTCAGGTCCTGTTGCAACTTTCCAGGTTCATGAATATTTAAGACCTAAG CTGTGtgatttatatgaaaatgattCAATCTTTGATAAATTTGAGTGTTGCCTAAGTGGTGATGGATTGCGAGTAGCAACTGGTTCCTACAG CAATCTATTCCGTGTGTTTGGTTGTGCACCAGGAAGTACTGAAGCAACAACTTTGGAGGCTAGCAAAAATCCAATGAG GAGACAAGTTCAAACACCTGCAAGGCCTTCCAGATCCCTTAGCAGTATAACACGTGTTGTCAGACGAG GAGTAGACACCCCTGGAGTTGATGCAAATGGAAATTCTTTTGATTTCACGACAAAGTTGCTCCACCTAGCATGGCACCCAACCGAAAACTCAATTGCTTGTGCTGCTGCAAACAGCTTGTACATGTACTATGCATAA
- the LOC123211743 gene encoding serine/threonine protein phosphatase 2A 55 kDa regulatory subunit B beta isoform-like isoform X1: protein MNGGQEVLTAAPPQPLEWKFSQVFGERTAGEEVQEVDIISAIEFDKSGNHLATGDRGGRVVLFERTDTKDHGGSRRDMERMDYPITRHPEFRYKTEFQSHEPEFDYLKSLEIEEKINKIRWCQTANGALFLLSTNDKTIKFWKVQEKKVKKISEMNLDPLKGVANGSVASSSNASNPKIYLANGGCLDKSYSSPSNDCFIPPGSIPSLRLPTVVTSNEISLMARCRRVYAHAHDYHINSISNNSDGETFISADDLRINLWNLEISNQSFNIVDVKPANMEDLTEVITSAEFHPTHCNLLAYSSSKGSIRLIDLRQSALCDSHAKLFEEQEAPGSRSFFTEIIASISDIKFAKDGRYILSRDYMTLKLWDINMDSGPVATFQVHEYLRPKLCDLYENDSIFDKFECCLSGDGLRVATGSYSNLFRVFGCAPGSTEATTLEASKNPMRRQVQTPARPSRSLSSITRVVRRGVDTPGVDANGNSFDFTTKLLHLAWHPTENSIACAAANSLYMYYA from the exons ATGAACGGCGGTCAAGAGGTTCTGACGGCGGCTCCACCGCAGCCGCTGGAGTGGAAGTTCTCTCAGGTCTTCGGTGAGAGAACCGCCGGGGAAGAAGTCCAGGaag TTGATATAATTTCTGCCATTGAATTTGACAAATCTGGCAATCATCTGGCTACTGGTGATCGTGGGGGACGGGTGGTTCTCTTTGAGAGAACAGACACTAAAGAT CATGGAGGATCCAGAAGGGATATGGAGAGAATGGATTATCCAATAACTAGGCATCCTGAATTTCGTTACAAAACAGAGTTTCAGAGCCATGAACCTGAG TTTGACTATCTAAAGAGCTTGGAAATAGAGgagaaaatcaacaaaatcagaTGGTGCCAAACAGCCAATGGTGCTCTGTTTCTTCTTTCTACTAATGATAAAACCATCAAATTTTGGAAG GTACAGGAAAAGAAGGTCAAGAAAATTTCTGAAATGAATTTGGACCCTTTGAAAGGTGTCGCGAATGGAAGTGTTGCTAGTTCAAGCAATGCAAGTAACCCTAAAATATATCTTGCAAATGGTGGATGCCTGGACAAATCATATAGTTCTCCGAGCAATGATTGTTTTATCCCACCTGGGAGCATTCCATCACTACGTTTACCCACGGTA GTAACTAGCAACGAGATTAGCCTTATGGCTAGATGCCGAAGGGTATATGCTCATGCTCATGACTATCATATCAATTCTATCTCAAACAATAG TGATGGTGAAACATTTATATCAGCTGATGATCTGCGCATCAATCTTTGGAACTTGGAGATTAGCAATCAGAGTTTTAATATTGTTGATGTCAAGCCCGCAAACATGGAGGATCTAACTG AAGTGATAACATCTGCAGAATTCCACCCTACTCATTGTAATTTGTTAGCATATAGCAGTTCAAAAGGCTCAATACGGCTTATTGATTTGCGACAGTCAGCTTTATGTGATTCTCATGCTAAATT GTTTGAGGAACAGGAGGCACCTGGTTCTAGATCATTTTTCACAGAGATAATTGCTTCAATCTCAGATATTAAATTTGCAAAGGATGGAAGATATATACTTAGTCGTGACTACATGACTCTGAAG TTATGGGACATTAACATGGATTCAGGTCCTGTTGCAACTTTCCAGGTTCATGAATATTTAAGACCTAAG CTGTGtgatttatatgaaaatgattCAATCTTTGATAAATTTGAGTGTTGCCTAAGTGGTGATGGATTGCGAGTAGCAACTGGTTCCTACAG CAATCTATTCCGTGTGTTTGGTTGTGCACCAGGAAGTACTGAAGCAACAACTTTGGAGGCTAGCAAAAATCCAATGAG GAGACAAGTTCAAACACCTGCAAGGCCTTCCAGATCCCTTAGCAGTATAACACGTGTTGTCAGACGAG GAGTAGACACCCCTGGAGTTGATGCAAATGGAAATTCTTTTGATTTCACGACAAAGTTGCTCCACCTAGCATGGCACCCAACCGAAAACTCAATTGCTTGTGCTGCTGCAAACAGCTTGTACATGTACTATGCATAA